In Microvirga lotononidis, a single genomic region encodes these proteins:
- a CDS encoding recombinase family protein translates to MMSELVTPRHLSRKAVIYIRQSSPQQVLTHQESLHLQYALRQRAGDLGWSDRDIDIIDQDLGLSGASADHRVGFKDLIARVPLGEVGLVLSYDVTRLARNCSDWYPLLDLCGYRGCLIADRDGIYDPGSPNGRLLLGLKGTISEVELHTLRGRLTAGLLSKAQRGELALLLPTGLTRDATGTVTKDPDLEVQGRIGLVFATFLECGSIAKAVRVFQARGLSLPRRTVPDEVSWRVPTADALYSILTNPAYAGAFVYGRTRTSRPPGGRCQTTAVPMAEWTIVVKDRYPAYIDWHGFERIQAMLHDNYAEYTRKTTRGAPRNGPALLQGMVWCGACGHKLQVQYKGGTRYICNALHRSQNAPVCQHLPADPIDARVIAAFFEAVAPAELEAWEQTQTARLQAAAALDRAEAQ, encoded by the coding sequence ATGATGTCCGAACTCGTCACCCCGCGGCATCTCAGCCGCAAGGCAGTGATCTACATCCGCCAGTCCAGTCCGCAGCAGGTGCTGACCCATCAGGAAAGTCTGCACCTGCAGTATGCGCTGCGCCAGCGCGCCGGTGATCTCGGTTGGAGCGACCGCGACATTGACATCATCGACCAGGATCTCGGCCTGAGCGGCGCGTCGGCCGATCACCGCGTCGGCTTCAAGGACCTGATCGCCCGGGTCCCCTTGGGGGAAGTCGGCCTCGTGCTGTCCTACGATGTCACCCGGCTGGCCCGCAACTGCTCCGACTGGTATCCGCTGTTGGATCTGTGCGGCTATCGCGGCTGTCTCATCGCCGATCGGGACGGCATCTATGACCCGGGCTCGCCCAATGGGCGCCTGCTGCTGGGCCTCAAGGGAACGATCTCGGAAGTCGAATTGCACACGTTGCGCGGCCGTCTCACGGCGGGCCTGTTGAGCAAGGCCCAGCGCGGCGAGTTGGCGTTGCTGCTCCCGACAGGCTTGACGCGCGACGCCACCGGCACAGTGACCAAGGATCCGGATCTCGAAGTGCAGGGCCGGATCGGTCTGGTGTTCGCCACCTTTCTGGAATGCGGATCCATTGCCAAGGCCGTGCGGGTCTTCCAGGCCCGGGGGCTCAGCCTGCCGCGGCGAACCGTCCCGGATGAGGTGAGCTGGCGCGTGCCGACCGCCGATGCCCTGTATTCGATCTTGACCAACCCGGCATACGCAGGGGCCTTCGTCTACGGGCGCACGCGCACCAGCCGACCACCAGGCGGGCGCTGCCAGACGACGGCGGTGCCGATGGCCGAGTGGACAATCGTGGTGAAGGATCGCTATCCGGCCTACATTGACTGGCACGGCTTCGAGCGGATCCAGGCCATGCTGCACGACAACTATGCCGAATACACCCGCAAGACCACCCGCGGTGCCCCGCGCAACGGGCCGGCTCTCCTGCAGGGGATGGTGTGGTGTGGGGCGTGCGGTCATAAGCTCCAGGTCCAGTACAAGGGCGGCACCCGCTACATCTGCAACGCCCTGCACCGCAGCCAGAATGCGCCGGTCTGCCAGCACCTGCCGGCGGATCCGATCGATGCGCGGGTGATTGCTGCGTTCTTCGAGGCAGTGGCGCCGGCCGAGTTGGAGGCCTGGGAGCAGACGCAGACGGCCCGGCTGCAGGCGGCCGCTGCCCTGGATCGGGCCGAGGCCCAGTGA
- a CDS encoding IS630 family transposase, translated as MKHVDMRKLPAAAQEERRRQVIGLRERGLTYRAIAAQVGLSPTGVFDICQRFAAEGAQGLVSKPRGRKPDEQRLLDAAQEAEIQRLICRHTPDELDLPFALWSRAAVRAVIWQRCGIALAVRTVGKYLARWGFTAQKPLRRAYEQNPAAVRHWLRREYPAIVAAARQARGTIFWGDETGLRADDVRGRGYAPRGRTPVIRVCHRRAGLSLIAAVSNRGALRWMIVDAAVNAAILIRFLQRLIREAKRKVFLILDRLRVHRAARVRDWLTAHRAKIEVFYLPAYSPELNPEECLNADLKQVVTRQAPARSKQQLKRATVSHMRRLSKSPRRVRSYFSHKPVRYAACSRQ; from the coding sequence ATGAAGCACGTGGACATGCGCAAGCTGCCGGCGGCGGCTCAAGAGGAGCGCCGGCGGCAAGTCATTGGGCTCCGGGAGCGCGGGCTGACCTACCGGGCGATCGCGGCCCAGGTTGGGCTGTCGCCAACCGGGGTCTTCGACATCTGCCAGCGGTTTGCGGCCGAGGGCGCGCAGGGGCTGGTGAGCAAGCCACGCGGGCGCAAGCCGGATGAGCAACGGCTGCTGGATGCCGCCCAGGAGGCCGAGATTCAGCGCCTGATCTGCCGGCACACCCCGGACGAACTGGACCTGCCGTTCGCCCTGTGGAGCCGGGCGGCGGTGCGTGCGGTGATCTGGCAGCGCTGTGGGATTGCGCTGGCCGTGCGAACCGTGGGCAAGTATCTGGCGCGCTGGGGCTTCACCGCGCAGAAGCCGCTCCGGCGGGCGTACGAGCAGAACCCGGCCGCGGTGCGGCACTGGCTGCGGCGGGAGTACCCGGCCATCGTCGCGGCGGCCCGGCAGGCGCGGGGCACCATCTTCTGGGGTGACGAAACCGGTCTGCGCGCCGACGACGTGCGCGGCCGCGGCTATGCGCCCCGGGGCCGGACGCCGGTGATCCGGGTCTGCCATCGGCGCGCCGGGCTGAGCCTGATCGCGGCGGTGAGCAATCGCGGCGCCTTGCGCTGGATGATTGTCGACGCGGCGGTGAATGCCGCAATCTTGATCCGTTTCCTGCAACGCCTGATCCGCGAGGCAAAGCGCAAGGTGTTCCTGATCCTGGACCGGCTGCGGGTGCATCGCGCCGCCCGGGTCCGCGACTGGCTTACCGCGCATCGGGCGAAGATCGAGGTCTTCTACCTGCCGGCTTACAGCCCGGAGCTGAACCCGGAGGAGTGCCTGAACGCCGACCTGAAGCAGGTTGTCACCCGCCAGGCGCCCGCGCGCAGCAAACAGCAGCTCAAGCGGGCAACGGTCAGCCATATGCGTCGCCTCTCGAAATCGCCCCGGCGCGTCCGAAGCTATTTCAGCCACAAACCCGTCCGCTACGCCGCATGCTCAAGACAATGA
- a CDS encoding IS1380 family transposase — MNHSTLPLPGLSPGGGKSVLARFDGGLLSSDAGVLALREVEKRLGVAERLAACIDDPRSQDQVVHRLPDLIRFRLLMIAAGYADGNDAISLRSDPIFKMAQDGLPSERDLASQPTLSRLENRPDARSRVRMGRAMVELYCASFRQVPKQIVLDLDDTFDAVHGDQQLRLFNAHYDEYGFQPMVVFDGEGRFITAVLRPARRPKGSEIRAHLRRLIRALRAHWPTTRILIRADSHDCGPVVIDWCRANRIDFILGVASTSTLRRHITGLEASAKARFAAAPQRGKVRRFTEFFDGAASWSRVERIIARVEAGAQGSDTRFIVTNLTGGRAKMLYERIYCRRGMAENHIKAWKAHLAADRTSCTKATANQFRLFLHAGAYWLMWVLRARMPKRSLWRIAQFDTLRLRLIKIAARVVERKTQIQLHLPSACPDQTILRVVLGRLPRLVT; from the coding sequence ATGAACCACTCTACGCTTCCACTGCCGGGCCTGTCACCTGGTGGCGGCAAATCCGTTCTAGCGCGGTTCGACGGCGGCCTGCTGTCCTCCGATGCCGGTGTTCTCGCCTTGCGCGAGGTGGAGAAGCGTTTGGGTGTCGCCGAGCGGCTCGCCGCGTGCATCGATGACCCACGCTCTCAGGATCAGGTCGTTCATCGCCTGCCTGATCTGATCCGCTTCCGCCTGCTGATGATCGCCGCTGGCTACGCGGACGGCAACGACGCCATCAGCCTGCGCTCCGACCCGATCTTCAAGATGGCGCAGGACGGTCTCCCGTCCGAGCGCGATCTCGCCTCACAGCCGACACTCTCGCGCCTGGAGAACAGGCCCGATGCTCGCTCTCGGGTGCGCATGGGTCGGGCCATGGTCGAGCTGTACTGCGCCTCGTTCCGACAGGTGCCGAAGCAGATCGTGCTCGACCTCGACGATACCTTCGATGCCGTTCACGGCGATCAGCAACTGCGCCTGTTCAATGCTCATTACGACGAATACGGCTTTCAGCCCATGGTCGTGTTCGACGGTGAGGGGCGGTTCATCACGGCCGTGCTGCGGCCGGCCAGGCGGCCCAAGGGCAGCGAGATCCGGGCTCATCTGCGCCGGCTCATCCGAGCGCTCCGAGCCCATTGGCCCACCACCCGCATCCTGATCCGGGCCGACAGCCACGATTGCGGTCCAGTGGTGATCGATTGGTGCCGCGCCAATCGCATCGACTTCATCCTCGGAGTGGCCTCAACCTCGACCCTGCGCCGGCACATCACGGGTCTGGAGGCGAGCGCCAAGGCGCGCTTTGCCGCGGCTCCCCAGAGAGGCAAGGTGCGGCGCTTCACGGAGTTCTTCGACGGTGCTGCAAGCTGGAGCCGGGTCGAGCGCATCATCGCCCGGGTTGAGGCCGGCGCGCAGGGCAGCGACACCCGCTTCATCGTCACCAATCTCACTGGCGGCAGAGCCAAAATGCTCTACGAGCGGATCTACTGTCGGCGCGGCATGGCGGAAAACCACATCAAGGCCTGGAAAGCCCACCTGGCAGCCGACCGCACGTCGTGTACCAAAGCGACGGCGAACCAGTTCCGGCTGTTCCTGCATGCCGGCGCCTATTGGCTGATGTGGGTCCTGCGCGCGAGGATGCCGAAGCGCTCGCTCTGGCGCATCGCGCAATTTGATACCTTGCGGCTGCGTCTGATCAAGATCGCCGCCCGGGTGGTTGAACGGAAGACCCAGATCCAGCTGCACTTGCCGAGCGCCTGTCCTGACCAGACGATCCTGCGCGTGGTTCTCGGCCGTCTGCCGCGCCTCGTCACCTGA
- a CDS encoding helix-turn-helix domain-containing protein, with the protein MLRHVQEGGVTKAEAAALFGLSRPTYYQAEAAFEREGITGLLPRPRGPKSAHKLTAEVMQLIEQNQQAGAPLQARSLAQLLHSTLGISVHPRSIERAIARKKTVRPMRASRHCRTAARIAMRRCAPPSCAVRPASRTWAPSFFMAFGKGWRC; encoded by the coding sequence ATGCTGCGTCACGTCCAGGAGGGCGGCGTCACCAAGGCCGAAGCCGCCGCGCTTTTCGGTCTGTCGCGCCCAACCTACTATCAGGCCGAGGCCGCGTTCGAACGCGAGGGCATCACCGGCCTGCTGCCGCGGCCCCGGGGGCCGAAGTCGGCCCACAAGCTCACCGCCGAGGTTATGCAGCTCATCGAGCAGAACCAGCAAGCGGGGGCCCCGTTGCAGGCACGGTCCCTGGCGCAACTGCTGCATTCGACACTCGGTATCAGTGTCCATCCCCGCAGCATCGAACGCGCGATCGCCCGTAAAAAAACGGTGAGACCCATGCGCGCATCCCGACACTGCCGCACGGCTGCAAGGATTGCTATGAGACGCTGCGCGCCGCCGTCCTGTGCGGTCAGGCCTGCGTCAAGGACATGGGCGCCATCGTTTTTCATGGCTTTTGGCAAGGGCTGGCGGTGCTGA
- a CDS encoding sugar O-acetyltransferase has protein sequence MYTEREKMLAGELYDALDPDLVAERYRARDLCQKFNASRDVEEHLRRDLCKQIFAKGGDTVWIQPPFYCDYGSNIELGEGIFFNFNCIILDVCRVRIGDYTLFGPAVQILTPMHPLDPALRRKQQYGKPIEIGSEVWVGAGALILPGVSIGSGTVIGAGSVVTRDVPAGVFAAGNPCRVTREITAGEVPSGRW, from the coding sequence ATGTACACCGAACGTGAAAAAATGCTGGCGGGGGAGCTTTACGATGCTCTCGATCCGGATCTTGTTGCAGAACGATACAGGGCCAGAGATTTATGCCAGAAGTTCAACGCTTCTCGTGATGTGGAGGAACACCTACGCCGAGACCTGTGCAAGCAAATCTTTGCAAAGGGTGGTGACACGGTGTGGATACAGCCGCCATTCTACTGTGACTACGGCTCGAACATTGAGCTAGGCGAGGGGATATTCTTTAACTTCAACTGTATTATCCTCGATGTCTGCCGGGTTCGTATCGGAGATTACACGCTTTTCGGGCCAGCCGTTCAGATCTTGACACCCATGCACCCACTCGATCCAGCCCTGCGCCGGAAACAGCAGTATGGCAAACCAATTGAGATCGGATCGGAGGTATGGGTGGGAGCGGGTGCATTAATCCTGCCCGGTGTGAGCATCGGATCAGGGACAGTGATCGGTGCTGGTAGTGTTGTCACTCGTGACGTCCCAGCTGGAGTATTCGCGGCTGGCAATCCCTGTCGTGTTACTCGCGAGATTACTGCGGGTGAGGTGCCGTCCGGGAGGTGGTAG
- a CDS encoding IS5 family transposase, producing the protein MARRQIGQEVFAFGADRTPHRGSLDRLSEMIDWSSLDRQLVNIYASAKGEPAWPPLALFCAPLRAIWYDLSDVKLAEALEDRASFRRFCGFAAHEPTPERIAFVRFRRELARRSLDKALFDEVTRQLKDQAITIKIGTLIDATVIASASDRDEEAAWAGHKRRRAIHGFKAHVAADADTALVEELTVTPGNIHDGRAGGGALPENPSDVYADSAYRGSMFASAVQAKGGRPHVVQTGVRGRPAGSALQKLRAWNYHVQHVRCRIEGTVAVTSAV; encoded by the coding sequence ATGGCACGCCGTCAGATTGGACAGGAAGTCTTCGCGTTTGGCGCCGATCGGACACCCCATCGCGGTTCCCTGGACCGGCTGTCGGAGATGATCGATTGGTCCTCGTTGGATCGGCAGCTGGTCAACATCTACGCCTCGGCCAAAGGTGAACCTGCCTGGCCACCGCTGGCCCTGTTTTGCGCTCCGCTGCGGGCCATCTGGTACGATCTGTCGGATGTGAAGCTGGCTGAGGCGCTGGAAGACCGCGCCTCATTCCGGCGCTTCTGCGGCTTCGCCGCCCATGAGCCCACCCCTGAGCGCATCGCCTTCGTGCGGTTCCGGCGCGAGTTGGCGCGGCGCAGTCTCGACAAGGCGCTGTTCGACGAGGTGACGCGTCAGCTCAAAGACCAAGCGATCACCATCAAGATAGGCACGCTGATCGATGCGACGGTGATTGCCTCGGCCAGTGATCGGGATGAGGAGGCGGCCTGGGCCGGGCACAAGCGGCGCAGGGCCATTCACGGCTTCAAAGCGCATGTGGCGGCGGATGCTGATACGGCTCTCGTCGAGGAATTGACCGTTACACCCGGCAACATCCATGACGGGCGGGCTGGCGGCGGGGCGTTGCCGGAGAACCCTAGTGATGTTTACGCCGATAGTGCCTACCGCGGGTCGATGTTTGCCTCTGCGGTGCAGGCCAAAGGCGGGCGCCCACATGTGGTCCAGACAGGAGTACGGGGTCGGCCAGCTGGAAGCGCCTTGCAGAAATTGCGGGCGTGGAACTATCACGTCCAGCACGTGCGATGCCGGATCGAGGGCACTGTTGCGGTAACCTCGGCAGTATAA
- the istA gene encoding IS21 family transposase, protein MPTERLSMRHIREVLRLHHAVGLSQRATAASLGLAQGTISKYINRARRAGLTWPLPPELDDDGLLENRLYPPPSDLPAEQRSQPDWALVHRELRRPGVTLMLLWEEYCDSTPEAFSYSWFCEHYKDWAGRLKPTLRQVHVAGERLFVDYSGHTMEVIDGPTGEVRPVQIFVAVLGASNYTYAEASFTQSLPDWIGSHGRTFAFLGGATRQTVSDNLKAGITKACFHEPMVNRTYADAARHYGTAIVPARPYKPRDKAVVSYCTLFGFR, encoded by the coding sequence ATGCCCACCGAGAGACTGTCGATGCGCCACATCCGTGAAGTCTTACGCCTGCACCACGCTGTCGGGCTCTCCCAGCGCGCCACCGCGGCCAGCCTGGGCCTGGCCCAGGGCACCATCAGCAAATACATCAACCGCGCCCGGCGCGCCGGCCTGACCTGGCCGCTGCCGCCCGAACTCGATGATGATGGCCTGCTGGAGAACCGGCTCTATCCGCCGCCCTCCGACCTGCCCGCCGAGCAGCGCAGCCAGCCCGATTGGGCCCTGGTCCATCGCGAGCTGCGCCGGCCGGGCGTCACCCTCATGCTGCTGTGGGAGGAATACTGCGACAGCACGCCCGAGGCCTTCAGCTATTCCTGGTTCTGCGAGCACTACAAGGACTGGGCGGGCCGGCTCAAACCCACCCTGCGCCAGGTCCATGTTGCCGGCGAGAGGCTGTTCGTCGACTATTCCGGCCACACCATGGAGGTGATCGACGGGCCGACCGGCGAGGTTCGCCCGGTCCAGATCTTTGTCGCCGTGCTCGGGGCGTCGAACTACACCTATGCCGAGGCCAGCTTCACCCAGAGCCTGCCGGACTGGATCGGCTCGCATGGGCGCACCTTCGCCTTCCTGGGCGGCGCCACCCGCCAGACGGTCAGCGACAATCTCAAGGCCGGGATCACCAAGGCCTGCTTCCACGAGCCGATGGTCAATCGCACCTATGCCGACGCAGCGCGCCATTACGGCACCGCCATTGTTCCGGCCCGGCCCTACAAGCCGCGCGACAAAGCGGTTGTTTCATACTGCACCTTGTTCGGATTTCGATGA
- a CDS encoding IS256 family transposase, with amino-acid sequence MTDLISKTDAAHPAGQPQARLFDDWIDPIETGVRERVRGWIEALIQAELEAALGRPRYGRKERPAPPASTHGYRHGSRCRSLTGTFGQTEISVPRARLRTEDGRTTEWRSATLRAYQRRTKAADALIASAYLAGTNTRRVRRALAALFGGAIGKDTVSRVWRKVQTDWQAWNQRSLADEPIVRLILDGTVVRVRLDRKATSISLLVVIGVREDGQKVLLAVKNMGGETTAAWRAVLDDLVARQLRRPAFVIVDGAPGLEQALAAVWEGVPLQRCTVHKHRNLLAHAPKRLHEEITADYTDMIYAATAEEMKERRKAFVRKWQLRHPAVADSLEEAGEALFAFTKLPPSQWKSARTTNAIERLHEEFKRRIKTQTVLPSAATAAMLFWALLASGQITMRKVDGWKTLPKISSSQEMIDVAA; translated from the coding sequence ATGACGGACCTTATCAGCAAGACAGATGCTGCGCATCCTGCCGGCCAGCCGCAAGCCCGGCTTTTCGACGATTGGATCGACCCGATCGAGACCGGCGTGCGCGAGCGGGTGCGGGGCTGGATCGAAGCCCTCATTCAGGCGGAACTCGAGGCGGCTCTGGGCCGGCCGCGCTATGGCCGCAAGGAGCGTCCCGCACCACCCGCCTCCACTCACGGCTATCGCCATGGCAGCCGCTGCCGCAGCCTGACCGGCACCTTTGGCCAGACAGAGATTTCGGTGCCGCGAGCGCGCTTGCGTACCGAGGATGGCCGCACCACTGAGTGGAGAAGCGCAACCCTTCGGGCTTATCAGCGGCGCACCAAGGCCGCCGATGCGCTGATTGCCTCAGCGTATCTGGCCGGCACCAACACCCGGCGGGTCCGCCGGGCCTTAGCCGCCCTGTTCGGCGGAGCCATCGGCAAGGACACGGTCAGCCGGGTCTGGCGCAAGGTGCAGACCGACTGGCAAGCCTGGAACCAGCGCTCGCTCGCCGACGAGCCGATCGTCCGGCTGATCCTTGACGGCACGGTGGTGCGGGTCCGGCTCGACAGGAAGGCGACCTCGATTTCGCTGCTGGTGGTGATCGGGGTGCGCGAGGATGGCCAGAAGGTGCTGCTGGCGGTCAAGAACATGGGCGGGGAGACCACGGCCGCCTGGCGTGCGGTGCTCGACGACCTCGTGGCACGCCAGCTGCGCCGGCCGGCCTTTGTCATTGTGGATGGCGCGCCGGGCCTGGAGCAGGCGCTCGCGGCGGTGTGGGAGGGGGTCCCGCTGCAGCGCTGCACGGTGCATAAGCACCGCAATCTGCTCGCCCATGCGCCCAAGCGGCTGCATGAGGAGATCACGGCCGATTACACGGATATGATCTATGCCGCCACGGCCGAGGAGATGAAGGAGCGGCGCAAAGCCTTTGTTCGCAAATGGCAGCTGCGGCATCCGGCGGTGGCCGACAGCCTGGAGGAGGCCGGCGAGGCACTGTTTGCGTTCACAAAGCTGCCGCCCTCGCAGTGGAAGTCGGCCCGAACCACCAATGCGATCGAGCGGCTGCATGAGGAGTTCAAGCGGCGGATCAAGACCCAGACGGTGCTGCCTTCAGCGGCGACCGCGGCCATGCTGTTCTGGGCGCTGCTGGCGTCCGGCCAGATCACGATGCGCAAGGTCGATGGCTGGAAGACGCTTCCCAAAATCTCATCGAGCCAGGAGATGATTGACGTTGCTGCTTAA
- a CDS encoding helix-turn-helix domain-containing protein, with translation MARPNRRDLKSAALARDGTLNPHPEGVQDALFTSNPFFDARDLIQVRYEMVRRHQMDGLSISEVAAAFGVSRPTFYKAQNALASQGLAGLIPGQRGPKDGHKLSAAVVSFVSEMKLASPDLTTLQCLDAIQERFGLKVHKRSLERALARKKKRSHPA, from the coding sequence ATGGCAAGGCCAAACCGCCGGGATCTCAAGAGCGCCGCACTGGCGCGCGACGGCACCCTCAATCCCCATCCCGAGGGCGTCCAGGACGCCTTGTTCACCAGCAACCCGTTCTTCGATGCGCGCGATCTCATCCAGGTGCGTTACGAGATGGTGCGTCGGCATCAGATGGACGGTCTCTCCATCAGCGAAGTCGCCGCGGCCTTCGGGGTCTCGCGCCCGACCTTCTACAAAGCCCAGAATGCCCTGGCCAGCCAGGGTCTGGCCGGTCTTATCCCGGGCCAACGGGGTCCCAAGGACGGCCACAAGCTGTCGGCCGCGGTGGTCTCCTTCGTCTCCGAGATGAAGCTTGCCAGCCCGGACCTCACCACGCTGCAATGTCTCGACGCGATCCAGGAGCGGTTTGGTCTCAAGGTCCACAAGCGCAGTTTGGAACGAGCGCTGGCGCGCAAAAAAAAACGCTCCCATCCGGCCTGA
- a CDS encoding IS30 family transposase — MSIRKRRSDRSGRAPLPSPGRPPVAGRDEGRRFWLAIAAGMSSEDAAVEAGVSQPVGYRWFRKAGGMPPAIFRSSAKPLSGRYLSLLEREEIALLRVQGRSMQEIGRRLGRPASTISRELRRNAATRSGGLEYRATTAQWHAERSARRPKPTKLALNATLRTYVEERLAGVVVAPSGVSVPGPTVAWKSRRHGKRQDRRWARAWSPEQIARRLPIDFPDDETMRISHEAIYQALFVQGKGALRRELTACLRTGRVLRVPRARVRRRGKSFVSPEIMISQRPAEAADRAVPGHWEGDLILGLGSSAIGTLVERTTRFTMLLHLPRLAGHGDWPRIKNGPALAGHGAEAVRDAITRTIITLPEELRRSLTWDQGAEMAQHARLKIDAGVQVYFCDPQSPWQRGTNENTNGLLRQYFPKGTDLSAHSAEEIAAVAAALNSRPRKTLGWKTPAEALDEWLREINRIHVATTV, encoded by the coding sequence ATGAGCATTCGAAAGCGGCGGTCGGATCGGTCTGGGCGAGCCCCTCTCCCGTCACCAGGCCGGCCCCCTGTGGCGGGACGCGATGAAGGGCGTCGGTTTTGGCTTGCGATCGCAGCTGGAATGAGCAGCGAGGATGCTGCGGTCGAAGCCGGTGTGTCACAACCTGTCGGATACAGATGGTTCCGAAAGGCAGGTGGCATGCCCCCGGCGATATTCAGATCCTCGGCCAAGCCCCTTTCCGGGCGATACCTGTCGCTGCTGGAGCGAGAGGAGATTGCGCTTCTTCGGGTCCAGGGCCGTTCCATGCAGGAGATCGGGCGCCGGCTCGGTCGTCCCGCCTCGACGATCTCCCGTGAGCTACGGCGCAACGCAGCCACCCGCAGCGGCGGACTGGAGTACCGTGCCACGACCGCCCAGTGGCATGCCGAGCGATCAGCCCGGCGCCCGAAGCCGACGAAGCTTGCCCTCAACGCGACCTTGCGCACTTATGTCGAGGAGAGACTGGCCGGTGTTGTCGTTGCTCCAAGCGGTGTTTCCGTTCCCGGTCCTACTGTCGCCTGGAAGAGCCGCCGGCATGGCAAGCGACAGGATCGGCGGTGGGCCAGAGCCTGGAGCCCGGAGCAGATTGCCCGACGCCTGCCGATCGACTTTCCGGATGACGAGACTATGCGCATCAGCCACGAAGCGATCTATCAGGCCCTCTTCGTCCAAGGCAAAGGAGCGCTGCGCCGCGAACTCACGGCCTGCTTGCGAACCGGGCGGGTATTGCGGGTGCCGCGGGCACGCGTCCGCCGGCGCGGCAAGAGTTTTGTCTCACCCGAGATCATGATCAGCCAGCGTCCTGCCGAAGCGGCCGATCGGGCGGTACCAGGTCATTGGGAAGGAGACCTTATCCTGGGCCTTGGCAGCTCGGCGATCGGCACTCTGGTCGAGCGCACAACCCGCTTCACGATGCTGCTTCATCTTCCCCGTTTGGCAGGCCACGGTGATTGGCCGCGCATCAAGAACGGGCCTGCGCTGGCTGGGCATGGGGCCGAGGCTGTACGCGACGCGATCACGCGCACAATCATCACCTTACCCGAAGAGCTGCGCCGATCACTGACCTGGGATCAAGGCGCCGAGATGGCTCAGCATGCCCGTCTCAAGATCGATGCGGGCGTCCAGGTCTACTTTTGCGATCCGCAAAGCCCATGGCAGCGTGGTACCAACGAGAACACGAACGGGCTGCTGCGTCAGTACTTCCCGAAAGGCACTGATCTGAGCGCGCACAGCGCCGAGGAGATTGCGGCTGTCGCGGCCGCCCTCAACTCAAGGCCAAGAAAGACGTTGGGCTGGAAAACCCCTGCAGAGGCGCTTGACGAATGGCTGCGGGAGATCAACAGAATCCATGTTGCGACGACCGTTTGA